One window of Vespula pensylvanica isolate Volc-1 chromosome 13, ASM1446617v1, whole genome shotgun sequence genomic DNA carries:
- the LOC122633911 gene encoding myosin light chain alkali isoform X1, whose amino-acid sequence MADLSPKDVEKAEFAFSIYDADGTNVIDCVDLGNVLRALNLNPTNATIEKLGGTKKKGEKKMKLDEFLPIFSQCKKDKEQGCFEDFVECLKLYDKQENGTMLAAELSHTLLSLGERLADAEVETVLKDCMDPEDDDGFIPYTPFLRRLCERAQEES is encoded by the exons ATG GCAGACCTCAGCCCCAAAGACGTCGAGA AAGCAGAATTTGCGTTCTCCATCTACGATGCCGACGGTACCAACGTCATCGACTGCGTCGACCTTGGAAACGTTCTACGAGCCTTGAACCTCAATCCAACAAATGCAACAATTGAAAAACTGGGTGGTACCAAAAAGAAAggcgagaaaaaaatgaagttgGACGAGTTCCTGCCAATCTTCAGCCAGTGCAAAAAGGACAAGGAGCAAGGTTGTTTCGAAGATTTCGTTGAGTGTCTCAAGCTTTACGACAAGCAAGAAAATGGAACCATGCTAGCCGCCGAATTGTCTCATACGTTACTCTCGCTCG GTGAGCGCCTTGCCGATGCCGAAGTCGAGACGGTGCTAAAAGATTGCATGGATCCGGAAGACGACGATGGCTTCATCCCTTATACTC CGTTCCTACGCAGATTGTGCGAAAGAGCACAAGAGGAGTCATAG
- the LOC122633911 gene encoding myosin light chain alkali isoform X2, producing the protein MADLSPKDVEKAEFAFSIYDADGTNVIDCVDLGNVLRALNLNPTNATIEKLGGTKKKGEKKMKLDEFLPIFSQCKKDKEQGCFEDFVECLKLYDKQENGTMLAAELSHTLLSLGERLADAEVETVLKDCMDPEDDDGFIPYTPFLKKMMVLL; encoded by the exons ATG GCAGACCTCAGCCCCAAAGACGTCGAGA AAGCAGAATTTGCGTTCTCCATCTACGATGCCGACGGTACCAACGTCATCGACTGCGTCGACCTTGGAAACGTTCTACGAGCCTTGAACCTCAATCCAACAAATGCAACAATTGAAAAACTGGGTGGTACCAAAAAGAAAggcgagaaaaaaatgaagttgGACGAGTTCCTGCCAATCTTCAGCCAGTGCAAAAAGGACAAGGAGCAAGGTTGTTTCGAAGATTTCGTTGAGTGTCTCAAGCTTTACGACAAGCAAGAAAATGGAACCATGCTAGCCGCCGAATTGTCTCATACGTTACTCTCGCTCG GTGAGCGCCTTGCCGATGCCGAAGTCGAGACGGTGCTAAAAGATTGCATGGATCCGGAAGACGACGATGGCTTCATCCCTTATACTC CATTCTTGAAGAAGATGATGGTGCTTTTGTAA